In Streptomyces sp. DG2A-72, one genomic interval encodes:
- a CDS encoding helix-turn-helix transcriptional regulator, producing MLEVLLASTDDAPAWGLSICRDADLGSGTVYPILDRLKGHGWASSWTETEPHPGRPPRRYYELTAQGRSLTTSALEARRARQQHVLR from the coding sequence GTGCTGGAGGTGTTGCTGGCGTCGACGGACGATGCCCCTGCGTGGGGGCTCAGCATTTGCCGCGATGCCGACCTCGGCTCCGGCACCGTGTACCCCATCCTCGATCGGCTCAAAGGGCACGGCTGGGCCTCCAGCTGGACCGAGACCGAGCCGCATCCCGGGCGTCCGCCCCGGCGGTACTACGAGCTGACGGCCCAGGGGCGCTCGCTCACAACGAGCGCGCTCGAGGCTCGGCGAGCCAGGCAGCAACATGTCCTGCGATGA
- a CDS encoding MarR family winged helix-turn-helix transcriptional regulator — protein sequence MEPRWLSPEEQRAWRAYRDLSLVLEDALDQQLRHKADLSHLHYSVMVFLSEAPERRLRMTDLAEQLKIARTRLSYTVSRMEERGWVRREDAPGDGRAQLAVLTDEGLTALEQAAPSHVATVRAAVFDRLTPESKTSVT from the coding sequence ATGGAACCCCGTTGGCTCTCCCCCGAGGAGCAGCGCGCCTGGCGCGCCTACCGCGACCTCAGCCTGGTACTGGAGGACGCTCTCGACCAGCAACTGCGGCACAAGGCCGACCTCAGCCACCTGCACTACTCGGTGATGGTGTTCCTCTCGGAGGCCCCCGAGCGACGGCTGCGCATGACAGACCTCGCCGAACAGCTGAAGATCGCCCGGACACGGCTCTCCTACACCGTCAGCCGCATGGAGGAGCGCGGCTGGGTGCGCCGCGAGGACGCGCCGGGGGACGGACGGGCCCAGCTCGCCGTGCTGACGGACGAGGGGCTGACCGCCCTAGAGCAGGCCGCCCCCAGTCACGTCGCCACTGTCCGGGCTGCCGTCTTCGACCGGCTGACACCCGAGTCGAAGACGTCCGTGACCTGA
- a CDS encoding MFS transporter, producing MRLRSRRIRRDTQHDGASGYRAVLTAHGAPPLVVWSLLGRLAFAMTNLSLLLYVSATSGSYALAGSMTAVSLIGTAAGAIGQGRLIDRFGPSRPLLVLAAAYGPLSLALIAMVSAQRSLNLPLVCVVLAQSATQPLLAVVSRSMWPRLVPAVSPRRTAYSYETISTETCYLIAPAIAATLAATLWPGTPLTLASGVITMAAIGFALAPAARRHRGAERSAVQSPEHTQAVLHHRGMPILLMAALGFGVGVGFVAVGVPAAASALGMPTAAGLLLAAWSVSSVVGGLGYNRRPRPSEASLRLPLLMAAFGLLLCPVFIGGFYGIAAAMILTGLTLAPQLTTQNTLLDSLVPPHQVSEAFGWVTTVIALGNAAGQAASGAVIEHSGHKMAFLIGIASILGFTAVVSFGRRRLQVTDVFDSGVSRSKTAARTVAT from the coding sequence ATGCGGTTACGTTCACGGCGGATACGGCGTGACACCCAGCACGACGGAGCCTCCGGCTACCGCGCCGTTCTCACGGCGCACGGGGCGCCGCCGCTGGTGGTGTGGTCACTGCTGGGGCGGCTGGCGTTCGCAATGACGAACCTGAGCCTGCTGCTGTACGTGAGCGCGACCAGCGGTTCCTATGCCTTGGCCGGGAGCATGACCGCGGTCAGTCTGATCGGCACGGCCGCCGGGGCGATCGGACAAGGCCGACTGATCGACCGGTTCGGGCCCAGCCGCCCCCTGCTCGTCCTGGCAGCAGCGTACGGCCCGCTGAGTCTCGCGCTGATCGCCATGGTCTCTGCCCAGCGTTCACTGAATCTTCCGCTGGTCTGCGTGGTCCTCGCCCAGAGCGCCACACAGCCGTTGCTGGCCGTCGTGTCCCGGTCGATGTGGCCGCGCCTCGTCCCGGCGGTCTCGCCGCGTCGGACGGCATACAGCTACGAGACCATCAGCACCGAAACTTGCTATCTCATCGCCCCGGCCATCGCCGCCACTCTGGCCGCAACGCTGTGGCCGGGAACTCCTCTGACTTTGGCCTCCGGTGTCATTACCATGGCGGCCATCGGCTTTGCCCTGGCCCCGGCCGCACGTCGACACCGCGGCGCAGAACGCAGTGCCGTGCAGTCGCCGGAGCACACGCAAGCGGTCCTGCACCATCGAGGAATGCCGATCCTGCTGATGGCCGCGCTGGGATTCGGTGTCGGAGTCGGTTTCGTCGCGGTCGGTGTACCGGCCGCAGCAAGCGCACTCGGTATGCCGACGGCCGCCGGATTGCTGCTGGCCGCCTGGTCCGTCAGTTCCGTCGTGGGCGGACTCGGCTACAACCGTCGCCCCCGGCCCTCCGAAGCATCCCTGCGGTTGCCGTTGTTGATGGCGGCCTTCGGCCTGCTGCTCTGCCCGGTCTTCATCGGCGGCTTTTACGGCATCGCAGCAGCGATGATCCTCACGGGCCTCACCCTGGCTCCCCAACTCACCACTCAGAACACCCTCCTGGACTCGCTCGTACCGCCCCATCAGGTCTCGGAAGCCTTCGGATGGGTCACCACCGTCATCGCCCTGGGCAACGCCGCCGGCCAGGCCGCGAGCGGAGCCGTGATCGAACACAGCGGTCACAAGATGGCGTTCCTCATCGGCATAGCGAGCATCCTCGGCTTCACCGCAGTGGTCAGCTTCGGCCGACGCCGCCTTCAGGTCACGGACGTCTTCGACTCGGGTGTCAGCCGGTCGAAGACGGCAGCCCGGACAGTGGCGACGTGA
- a CDS encoding DeoR/GlpR family DNA-binding transcription regulator: protein MELSERHLAIMNCLRESGQVDVSELAQATGASEVTIRRDLEQLAALGALRRVRGGAVSDLARGDEPPFVFRELDNAEAKHAIGTAVAELVQDGEAVLLDGGTTALHIARALAGRRVTVMPLSLQAANVLSAAAPTRVILPGGDLRPGELAVNGPLAEASLRALRFDTAILTCCGVSVTDGITTYNLADAAVKRLAITQARRVLLAADASKFTRTALAMIAPLDRVDVLVTDGAAPQVIVDAIEALGVATHRG from the coding sequence ATGGAGCTTTCGGAACGGCATCTGGCAATCATGAATTGTCTTCGTGAAAGCGGGCAGGTCGATGTGTCCGAGCTGGCCCAGGCGACGGGCGCTTCTGAGGTGACCATCCGCCGGGATCTGGAGCAGCTGGCCGCGCTGGGTGCGCTGCGGCGGGTGCGGGGCGGGGCCGTCAGCGACCTCGCGCGCGGGGATGAACCCCCGTTCGTCTTCCGCGAACTGGACAACGCTGAGGCCAAGCACGCCATCGGCACTGCGGTCGCCGAGTTGGTCCAGGACGGGGAGGCGGTCCTGCTCGACGGCGGGACCACCGCCTTGCATATCGCTCGCGCCCTGGCCGGACGCCGGGTGACGGTCATGCCACTGTCCCTGCAGGCGGCCAATGTCCTGTCGGCCGCGGCACCGACCCGGGTCATCCTGCCCGGCGGCGACCTGCGGCCCGGAGAATTGGCCGTCAATGGGCCGCTGGCCGAGGCGAGCCTGCGCGCCCTGCGCTTCGACACCGCGATCCTCACCTGCTGCGGCGTCTCCGTCACGGACGGGATCACCACCTACAACCTGGCCGACGCCGCTGTGAAGCGTCTGGCCATTACCCAGGCACGACGCGTGCTGCTGGCCGCTGACGCCAGCAAGTTCACCCGCACCGCGCTGGCCATGATCGCACCACTCGACCGCGTCGATGTCCTGGTGACCGATGGCGCAGCACCACAGGTCATCGTCGATGCCATCGAAGCTCTGGGCGTCGCAACGCACCGAGGCTGA
- a CDS encoding transposase family protein — translation MKKNNHPVEGPDDLVCTACLPLSSATLNWLASLIRGHLKKIGSRWRALPAGKIAAIVLAVLRCDQRPGDLAGGNQIHRTTVTRWVREVVGLLAARALRPDRALKKIAHKGGGVVLLDGTLIRTRRRTGKEDRKNYSGKSKCHGLLVIALTDDRGRLLWVSAARPGRTSEITACQHDQLTARLRAAGLGAIADLGFVGLDDSGPDIDPAVITGYKAARNRPLTRGQKLSNTALEAVRAPVEHGFAHLKNWRVLGKVRTDPTRATALVRSLLVLTNREVSR, via the coding sequence GTGAAGAAAAACAACCATCCCGTCGAGGGCCCTGACGACCTTGTCTGCACTGCCTGCCTGCCGCTGTCGAGTGCCACCCTGAACTGGCTCGCCAGCCTGATACGCGGCCACCTGAAGAAGATCGGCTCGCGGTGGCGGGCCCTGCCCGCGGGGAAGATCGCCGCCATCGTGCTGGCGGTACTGCGCTGTGACCAGCGGCCGGGCGACCTGGCCGGCGGCAACCAGATACACCGCACCACCGTGACCCGGTGGGTGCGGGAAGTCGTCGGCCTGCTGGCCGCCCGCGCCCTGCGCCCGGACCGCGCCCTCAAAAAGATCGCCCACAAGGGTGGCGGGGTGGTGCTGCTGGACGGCACGCTGATCCGCACCCGGCGGCGCACCGGCAAAGAGGACCGGAAGAACTACTCCGGCAAGAGCAAATGCCATGGCCTGCTCGTCATCGCGCTCACCGACGACCGCGGCCGGCTCCTCTGGGTCTCGGCGGCCCGGCCCGGACGGACCTCGGAGATCACCGCCTGCCAGCACGACCAGCTCACCGCCAGGCTGCGGGCGGCCGGCCTTGGCGCCATCGCCGACCTGGGCTTCGTCGGCCTCGACGACAGCGGCCCCGACATCGACCCGGCGGTGATCACCGGCTACAAGGCCGCCCGGAACCGCCCCCTGACACGAGGACAGAAACTCTCGAACACCGCACTGGAAGCGGTCCGGGCACCGGTCGAGCACGGCTTCGCCCACCTCAAGAACTGGCGCGTGCTCGGCAAGGTCCGCACCGACCCGACGCGGGCGACCGCCCTGGTCAGGTCCCTGCTCGTCCTCACGAACCGCGAAGTCTCCCGGTGA
- a CDS encoding SMI1/KNR4 family protein, protein MSVEESWEKIEQWIVRHAPNEPALPGPCTPSGIQQLHDQLGVHLPEDVERSLLRHDGSGITTIIPPGFTLLSTEDILKKHASWLRFAMTDDSNLSETDKPFIVPIAALSSNMLLVDTRTGKLGWWDIESPYSSDAQLPGGTLSSVLDFVGNLLASPRPWIAILPGDEEWEATDAHPDFPRTLIWTEDELPAPQ, encoded by the coding sequence ATGTCGGTTGAAGAGTCCTGGGAGAAGATCGAACAGTGGATAGTCCGGCATGCACCGAACGAGCCTGCTTTGCCAGGGCCGTGCACTCCCTCGGGCATCCAACAACTTCATGATCAGCTCGGGGTACACCTACCGGAGGACGTGGAACGTTCCCTGCTCCGCCACGACGGCTCCGGCATCACCACGATCATCCCTCCCGGCTTCACGCTGCTCAGCACCGAAGACATTCTTAAGAAGCACGCATCATGGCTACGTTTCGCCATGACGGACGACAGTAACCTGAGCGAAACCGATAAACCCTTCATCGTGCCCATAGCCGCTCTGAGTAGCAACATGCTCCTTGTTGACACCAGAACGGGAAAGCTGGGCTGGTGGGACATCGAGAGCCCCTACTCGTCCGACGCGCAACTTCCCGGGGGAACTTTGTCGTCGGTTCTCGATTTCGTCGGGAACCTGCTCGCCTCGCCGCGCCCTTGGATCGCAATACTGCCGGGTGATGAGGAGTGGGAGGCCACGGACGCCCATCCGGACTTTCCCCGAACGTTGATCTGGACGGAGGACGAGCTGCCCGCGCCCCAATGA
- a CDS encoding NucA/NucB deoxyribonuclease domain-containing protein, with protein MITFVIAALLATALTAGQDADHGSSSGEKTSDTKVWERSKKPMTPEERTELSRYMHQHSPDYEELASQKKRKAVAEADLETCRNAPYPAGKRHMIMDRLTWCAMGDILYQTSRGSIRFRLTALGKASSGPAEADRNVDVWIHLDNWRTTGTPDWTQRFGLKGICHPKTGGVTCNDQGGRTAPLSEWRYLDDVNEWVTFFSPEGSLSGDKVANSTFDIEFTAQEVNRIEDVPFRCDSATYVGSARGCVFDDDEPVTYRFDSRPEWVEQTEHVWEAQNTPDRTKPSSQYKKQIPGSPKSKDPLTRRFSASDNRANRDRSTLQCRNYFGRYSDALSYPRDCDEYPYASTYEGSATGVNGIEPNDGFRHFSVKPINAEHNQLAGTDLTAHFYVSSRILDGDRFYVHLITPSGGEYNGPNKPSGAAAPVTYHQCEGNAVVEAKQAAPKAYPEDVFNKYAATTRNGWTGGDSTYSVTMPDGRRLWMFSDTFLGPLNDDGTRPTSAGLINSSFVAQVGDNLTTIKGGSDSNPKALMPPQADKHWYWLGDGLITTIGGKKKLQVVFHEWYKFGEGLWDFKIKRSLVATFDPDDLTAPEWMQPLPAEAGVQWGAAVMSADQSDDGYTYIYGVDDAPTHKGMRIARVKGTNIADPDKWQYLNSARGEWMYGETEGDNALTGVANEYSVTPFKGNYVLVSQDSTVAFSGKIRMWNGCDPYGPFGSWVGHDEVYQMPEPGPYGDCTEKEEDGKCFSYNAHVHPSLSSDSRWILSYNVNNFDSNIAPGAAHYRDPTIYRPRFVSFTLETSNVKRSEANIKYSTQQPQKTAIPCRPEQRPLAGVFSLVRGKPCP; from the coding sequence TTGATCACTTTTGTGATCGCAGCACTTCTCGCGACGGCCCTGACTGCTGGCCAGGACGCCGACCACGGGTCTTCATCGGGAGAGAAGACCAGTGACACCAAGGTCTGGGAACGGTCGAAGAAGCCGATGACACCCGAGGAAAGAACAGAACTTTCCCGGTACATGCACCAGCACTCCCCCGACTACGAAGAGCTGGCGTCGCAGAAGAAGCGGAAGGCGGTTGCCGAGGCAGACTTAGAAACCTGCCGCAACGCCCCCTACCCGGCCGGCAAACGCCACATGATCATGGACCGGCTGACCTGGTGCGCCATGGGTGACATCCTGTACCAGACCAGCCGCGGCTCCATCCGGTTCCGGCTGACGGCCCTGGGCAAAGCGAGCTCAGGGCCGGCGGAAGCTGACCGCAACGTCGATGTGTGGATCCACCTGGACAACTGGCGCACTACCGGGACCCCGGACTGGACCCAGCGCTTCGGGCTGAAAGGGATATGCCACCCAAAGACGGGTGGCGTGACCTGCAACGACCAAGGTGGCCGAACTGCCCCGCTCAGCGAGTGGCGTTACCTCGATGACGTCAACGAGTGGGTGACCTTCTTTTCCCCGGAAGGATCGTTGTCCGGCGACAAGGTCGCAAACTCGACCTTCGACATCGAGTTCACCGCGCAGGAGGTGAACAGGATCGAAGATGTTCCCTTCCGCTGCGACTCGGCTACCTACGTGGGGTCCGCGCGTGGATGTGTCTTCGATGACGATGAGCCGGTCACCTATCGATTCGATTCGCGTCCTGAGTGGGTAGAGCAGACGGAACACGTCTGGGAGGCACAGAACACTCCCGACCGGACGAAGCCTTCCTCGCAATACAAGAAGCAGATACCTGGCTCCCCCAAGAGTAAAGATCCGCTCACGAGGCGCTTCAGCGCAAGCGACAACAGGGCGAACAGAGACAGGTCCACCCTTCAGTGCAGGAACTACTTCGGCCGTTACTCTGACGCGCTGTCGTATCCCCGCGACTGTGACGAGTACCCGTACGCATCCACCTATGAGGGATCCGCAACGGGCGTGAACGGGATCGAACCCAATGACGGGTTCCGGCATTTCTCCGTGAAGCCGATCAACGCCGAACACAATCAGCTCGCTGGAACCGACCTCACGGCGCACTTCTACGTATCAAGTCGCATACTCGACGGCGACAGGTTCTACGTCCACCTGATCACCCCCTCCGGGGGCGAGTACAACGGGCCCAATAAACCGAGCGGGGCCGCTGCTCCCGTCACCTACCACCAGTGCGAGGGAAATGCCGTGGTGGAAGCCAAACAAGCAGCCCCCAAGGCGTACCCGGAGGACGTGTTCAACAAGTATGCCGCCACCACGCGCAATGGCTGGACGGGAGGGGACTCCACCTACAGCGTCACCATGCCCGACGGTCGCCGCTTGTGGATGTTCTCCGACACTTTCCTCGGTCCGCTGAACGACGACGGCACCCGGCCGACAAGTGCGGGCCTGATCAACAGCTCCTTCGTGGCCCAGGTCGGAGACAACCTCACCACCATTAAGGGAGGCTCGGACAGCAACCCCAAAGCACTCATGCCTCCCCAGGCGGACAAACACTGGTACTGGCTCGGAGACGGCCTCATCACCACCATCGGGGGAAAGAAGAAACTACAGGTCGTCTTCCACGAGTGGTACAAGTTCGGCGAGGGCCTCTGGGACTTCAAGATCAAGCGATCACTCGTGGCAACCTTCGACCCTGACGATCTCACCGCTCCCGAGTGGATGCAGCCGCTGCCCGCCGAAGCAGGCGTCCAGTGGGGAGCAGCCGTCATGTCAGCCGATCAGAGCGACGACGGGTACACCTACATCTACGGTGTCGATGACGCACCCACCCACAAGGGCATGAGGATTGCTCGCGTCAAGGGAACCAACATTGCCGACCCGGACAAGTGGCAATACCTCAACTCCGCCAGAGGCGAGTGGATGTATGGCGAGACCGAGGGCGACAACGCACTGACGGGCGTCGCCAACGAATACAGCGTCACCCCATTCAAGGGCAACTACGTCCTCGTCAGCCAGGACAGCACCGTAGCGTTCAGCGGAAAGATCCGTATGTGGAACGGCTGCGATCCCTACGGCCCCTTTGGCTCCTGGGTAGGCCACGACGAGGTCTATCAAATGCCTGAACCGGGTCCTTACGGAGACTGCACCGAGAAAGAAGAAGACGGAAAGTGCTTCTCTTACAACGCACACGTCCACCCTTCACTGTCGAGTGACAGCCGCTGGATCCTGTCCTACAACGTGAATAACTTCGACAGCAACATCGCGCCCGGCGCCGCACACTATCGTGATCCCACGATCTACCGGCCGCGATTCGTTTCGTTCACTCTGGAGACTTCCAACGTCAAACGGAGCGAAGCGAACATCAAGTACTCGACCCAGCAACCGCAGAAGACAGCGATACCCTGTCGACCAGAACAACGCCCTCTGGCCGGGGTATTCTCCCTGGTCCGCGGAAAACCCTGCCCGTAA
- a CDS encoding SDR family NAD(P)-dependent oxidoreductase, with protein sequence MMDLKLTGRTALVTGGASGIGRAVVTALLAEGARVTVLDRAPRPADLPGSVHWHTGDVTDEDAVAGAVRDCEGLAVAVGCAGISGPMGKAPTDISRADFSRTVEVNLTGQFLLAKHAAGAMREWGGGAIVFVASNSGFVAAPGMAAYCASKGGVLMLAKALATDLDPYGVRVNCVAPSIVDTPMSRADLGLVEAGFDDQPFPVHRPEEIAAAVCYLVSDLARGVNGTTHVLDFGGLARSAFPA encoded by the coding sequence ATGATGGATCTGAAACTGACCGGCCGTACGGCCCTGGTAACGGGCGGCGCCAGCGGCATCGGCCGTGCCGTCGTCACCGCGCTGCTCGCCGAGGGGGCGCGGGTCACGGTCCTCGACCGCGCCCCGCGGCCGGCGGACCTGCCCGGCTCCGTCCACTGGCACACCGGCGACGTGACCGACGAGGACGCGGTCGCGGGCGCCGTACGGGACTGCGAAGGCCTCGCCGTCGCCGTGGGCTGCGCCGGCATCTCCGGCCCCATGGGCAAGGCACCCACCGACATCTCCCGCGCCGACTTCTCCCGTACCGTCGAGGTGAACCTCACCGGCCAGTTCCTGCTGGCCAAGCACGCGGCGGGGGCCATGCGGGAGTGGGGCGGCGGGGCGATCGTGTTCGTCGCCTCCAACTCCGGCTTCGTCGCCGCGCCCGGCATGGCCGCGTACTGCGCCTCCAAGGGCGGCGTCCTGATGCTGGCCAAGGCGCTCGCCACCGACCTCGACCCGTACGGCGTGCGGGTCAACTGCGTGGCCCCCAGCATCGTCGACACCCCGATGTCCCGGGCCGACCTCGGGCTCGTCGAGGCCGGCTTCGACGACCAGCCGTTCCCGGTACACCGCCCCGAGGAGATCGCGGCGGCCGTCTGCTATCTCGTCTCCGACCTGGCCCGGGGTGTGAACGGCACCACCCACGTACTCGACTTCGGCGGCTTGGCCCGGTCCGCGTTCCCCGCCTGA
- a CDS encoding SDR family NAD(P)-dependent oxidoreductase: protein MTAAQPPVYLVAGASSGIGAAVAERACAAGARVAVCGRRPDALAAVAARCGATAHVADVTSRTDVEHLVESVVREHGRLDGVVANAGVMRPGGVLDLSDEDWDATLATNLTSVFLLARATIGQLTATRGAFVTVGSIAGLRAPTGMSAYAASKAGAAMLTTTIAAEFGPLGVRANTVCPGWTRTEMADEEMREFGGPLGMSVEESYEAVTALVPQRRPAAAEEIADAVLWLLGPRSSYVNGTTLTVDGGTTVIDPGAVPFDFRITPRQNQD from the coding sequence TTGACCGCAGCACAGCCGCCCGTCTATCTGGTCGCCGGAGCGAGCAGTGGCATCGGCGCCGCCGTCGCCGAGCGCGCGTGCGCCGCCGGGGCCCGGGTCGCCGTCTGCGGACGGCGACCGGACGCCCTCGCGGCGGTCGCCGCCCGCTGCGGCGCCACCGCGCACGTCGCCGACGTCACCAGCCGCACGGATGTGGAGCACCTGGTCGAGTCGGTCGTACGCGAACACGGCCGGCTCGACGGGGTCGTGGCGAACGCCGGGGTCATGCGCCCCGGCGGGGTCCTCGACCTCAGCGACGAGGACTGGGACGCCACCCTGGCCACCAACCTCACCTCGGTCTTCCTGCTCGCCCGCGCCACCATCGGCCAACTCACCGCCACCCGGGGCGCGTTCGTCACCGTCGGCTCCATCGCCGGCCTGCGCGCGCCCACCGGCATGTCCGCCTACGCCGCATCCAAGGCCGGCGCGGCGATGCTGACCACCACCATCGCGGCCGAGTTCGGCCCGCTCGGCGTGCGCGCCAACACGGTCTGTCCCGGCTGGACCCGCACCGAGATGGCCGACGAGGAGATGCGCGAGTTCGGCGGCCCGCTGGGCATGAGCGTCGAGGAGTCGTACGAGGCCGTCACCGCGCTGGTCCCCCAGCGCCGCCCGGCCGCCGCCGAGGAGATCGCCGACGCCGTGCTGTGGCTCCTCGGACCGCGGTCCTCGTACGTCAACGGCACGACCCTCACCGTCGACGGCGGCACCACGGTCATCGACCCCGGCGCGGTGCCCTTCGACTTCCGGATCACCCCACGTCAGAACCAGGACTGA
- a CDS encoding APC family permease gives MSHQTAPPSTTPQAAPTAGTLSLTDVVAQSVGFMGPVFSVSVLLPMLVGITTATGNGAGAAAPLAVLIGTIGMLGIGWIVSAYARRIRAAGSLYNYVTEGLGTRLGAAAGYVYYLGVLVLGAGIAVLIGGTLYDDLKAEFGFDAVPVWAWQLIVLAIVVAVVHIGVQISVKMQLALALVSMAVLTVFFVYLIVKVGGDNSLTAFKPSSSAQGLSGIAFSVIYGVLLFTGFEAAANLAEETAEPQRSIPRAVLISLIASAVFFLLGCYAQIAGFHFDVSAVAENAGAPLTTLASPGMYGATWLARLVELVILLDMLAVYIGISVSVTRGVLTMARDGWLPKQLTRVNARRGTPIGGTAVVAVAYLLILLVSQAFPKGVSVPGLPDYFSWYAWLSAFGIFCLASIYLAMCFGAPRGLRGHASPAKVWGAAVIGVLITGGALFGSVYKVPSPTIWAALGAIGWCALAVVAAVAVKSRTAVTR, from the coding sequence ATGTCGCACCAGACCGCACCACCGAGCACCACGCCCCAAGCCGCACCCACCGCGGGCACCCTGTCCCTCACCGACGTGGTGGCACAGTCGGTCGGCTTCATGGGCCCGGTCTTCTCCGTCTCCGTCCTGCTCCCGATGCTCGTGGGCATCACCACCGCCACGGGTAACGGCGCCGGCGCCGCCGCCCCGCTCGCGGTGCTCATCGGCACCATCGGCATGCTCGGCATCGGCTGGATCGTCTCCGCCTACGCCCGCCGCATCCGCGCCGCCGGATCGCTCTACAACTACGTCACCGAAGGTCTCGGCACCCGCCTCGGCGCCGCCGCCGGATACGTCTACTACCTGGGCGTCCTCGTCCTCGGCGCGGGCATCGCCGTACTGATCGGCGGCACTCTGTACGACGACCTCAAGGCCGAGTTCGGCTTCGACGCCGTGCCCGTGTGGGCCTGGCAGCTGATCGTCCTGGCGATCGTCGTCGCCGTCGTGCACATCGGCGTCCAGATCTCGGTCAAGATGCAGCTGGCGCTCGCGCTGGTCTCCATGGCCGTACTGACCGTCTTCTTCGTCTACCTGATCGTCAAGGTCGGCGGCGACAACAGCCTGACCGCCTTCAAGCCCTCCAGCTCGGCCCAGGGCCTCAGCGGCATCGCCTTCTCCGTGATCTACGGCGTACTGCTCTTCACCGGCTTCGAGGCCGCAGCCAACCTGGCCGAGGAGACGGCCGAACCCCAGCGGTCCATCCCCCGGGCCGTCCTCATCTCACTGATCGCCTCCGCCGTCTTCTTCCTGCTCGGCTGCTACGCCCAGATCGCCGGCTTCCACTTCGACGTCTCCGCCGTCGCAGAGAACGCCGGAGCCCCGCTCACCACGCTCGCCTCGCCGGGCATGTACGGCGCCACCTGGCTGGCCCGCCTGGTCGAACTCGTCATCCTCCTCGACATGCTGGCCGTCTACATCGGCATCTCGGTCTCCGTCACCCGCGGTGTGCTGACGATGGCCCGCGACGGCTGGCTGCCCAAGCAGCTCACCCGGGTGAACGCCCGGCGCGGCACCCCGATCGGCGGCACCGCGGTGGTCGCCGTCGCCTACCTGCTGATCCTCCTCGTCAGCCAGGCGTTCCCGAAGGGCGTCTCCGTGCCCGGCCTGCCGGACTACTTCAGCTGGTACGCCTGGCTGTCGGCGTTCGGCATCTTCTGCCTGGCCTCGATCTACCTCGCGATGTGCTTCGGCGCACCCCGCGGACTGCGTGGGCACGCGAGCCCGGCCAAGGTCTGGGGCGCCGCGGTCATAGGCGTGCTGATCACCGGAGGCGCGCTCTTCGGCTCCGTGTACAAGGTGCCCTCCCCCACCATCTGGGCGGCGCTGGGGGCCATCGGCTGGTGCGCGCTCGCCGTGGTCGCCGCCGTCGCGGTCAAGTCCCGTACGGCGGTGACACGTTGA